CGAATTGAAGGAACTTGGGAAAAAGCCGGTCCGCCTGCGTGCGGTCGATGAACACCTGGAGGATGAGGACCTGCTGGAAATGGTCGCGGCGGGGATTCTGCCCTATGCGATTGTGGATACGCACAAGGCGGCTTTCTGGGCCGACGTGATCGACGGACTTACCGTCCGGGAAGACTTGACGTTCCGTGCAGGAGCCGAGCTCGGATGGGCCATGCGTACGGAAAGCCCGGAACTTGCAGCCCTGGTCAATGCGTTCGTTCCTCAAATCCGAGCAGGAAGTGCCGCCGGCAATATGCTCTTGAGGCGTTACTTGCGGCAAAATCCCTGGGTCAGGAATCCTTCCGCCACGGAGGATCAAAGACGCTTCGAGCATACCAGCCACCTGTTCCAGAAGTACGGAGAGCGTTACGGCTTCGACTGGCTGATGCTCGCCGCGCAGGGCTATCAGGAGTCACGCATCGATCAGAGCGCTCGCAGTCCCGCGGGGGCATTGGGGATCATGCAGCTTTTGCCCACGACCGCCGCGGATCCCGTGGTTGGGATCCCGGATATCAGCAACGCGAAAAACAACATCCACGCGGGCGCCAGGTACCTGCGGCATTTGAAGGATCGATATCTCAACGATCCTGAAATAGACGATTTGAACCGGACTTTGTTGGCATTCGCGGGGTACAACGCGGGGCCGGGGAATCTCGTCAAGATCCGAGGACGCGCCACGGCAATGGGCCTGGACCCGAATCGATGGTTCGGTAATGTCGAATTGGCTGCCGCAAAGGTGATAGGCCGGGAGACCGTGGTCTATGTCGGCAACATCGCCAAGTACCATTACGCATATCGACTGATCACAGAGGCCGCGGAAGAGTACGAGGAGTCGCGCCGGCTGTTCGATCCTTGAGGCAACCGCGCCCGCGGCGACTACTGCGAAAAACAGGGCACGCAGCCGTCGCCGGTGGCCGTGCTCATGATGGCCCGCAGTTTGCCGTAGATGAAGACGTGGCTTTCCTCCAACTCCATCAGCGTGGCCCGGCCGCGTTCGAGTCTGTTTTCGAAGAACAGGGTGACGATGGTCAGCAGTTTGGCATAGAAATCCTGGTAGGACTTCTCCAGATTCGCGGCATCGGGAAATTGAACCGTGATCTGGTCCAGCAGGTCGAAGACCTCCAGGGATGTCCTGGCTGCCTGGACGAGATATTCCGATTCATCGGCCAAAATCCCGCTCTTGATGGCCTGCTGGACCTGGATGACCTTGCGTTCGAATTGCAGCAGCATGGCCAACTGCTCCTGGTTCAGCTTTTCCTGCTCCCCGCTGTCCTGCCGGGTGCAGCCGGACAGGAGCAGGGCCAAAAGGAGCGCTTGCACAAGGATTGTAATCATGCCCGTCCTCGCAGTGAGAAATTTCAGCCTGCTTCCGTTCATTAAAGAAATGATGCCTTGTCGCATATATCCGGCTCCCTAATCGACGAAAAGATATTTGAATTCCCGAACCACCTCGCGTCCGCGTGGGCTGCGGCAGAAATCCAGAAACGGCGTTATCTTCGACTCGTTGTGTTTCAGGTAGACCAGGTTCAATTCCCGAACGATGGGATAACCGCCGGCGAGCACGTTACCCGCAATCGGATCATGGCCGTCCAGGGCGAGAATCTTGATGGGCATGCCCTTGTCCAGCAGATACAGCGATGTGCCCAGGGACATGTAGCCCACTGCCCCGGGAATCCCGCCAACCAGGGTTGCTCCGTCCATGTTGGAGGCGATTTCGTAGGCCTGTGCGGCGACCCGGCCGTTGGGGCCATCCTCCGGATTGTCCCGGTGATACACGCCGCTGTAGGCTTCAAAGAGCTCCAGGGTGCTGCGCCCCATTTCCTTGTTCACCAAAACCACATCGCGATTCCATGACGTCAGGTCATTCCAGTTCATGATCCGGCCCGTGAACAGGTCGACCACGGTCTGCTTGTCCACTTCCTGCAGGGGATTGCGGCTGTTGACGATGATCACCAGAACGTCCATGCCGATGGTCTCGTATTCCAGCCGTTCTTTTTCCTCTTCCGACAAGGCTCGGGAAACCATCCCGATATGGGCCGTACCTTCCAGAGCGGCCATTGCTCCGGTCAGACTTCCACCACCTTCGATCCGAATTGACTGTCCGCTACGTTCACGGAATTCCTCGGCCAACTGCTCCACCATGGGCTGGATCGTAGTCGCTCCGGAAATCCGGAGAACGTCGTTGTTCTGAGCCAAGGCAGGAATGCTGAGAAACACCGCCAGGGCCGTCAATGCCAGCACCTGGAACAGCAGAGCTCGAATACGGGCTTGTCCTCCCGCCATCATTCCTTTCGCATACGGCATTTGTCTCATACGTCCATGACTCCTCGCAGGCACAGGTTCAGTTCGTCTTCGTCAATGGGCCGGGCGACCACGGCCCGCAGGTTCGAGCGCAGGGCCTGTTCCAGTTCGGGGTGATAGGTGCGTTTGGAAATTCCGATGATCGGAGCCTGGGGATGAGTCCTGCCCATCCGGCGCAACAGCGAGTCGTCAACGCCGTCGGTTTCGAGATTGAGCAGAATCAGGCACTTTCCGCTGGACGCCAGCATACGTTCCAAATCCGTGACCTGGATGCAGTGCAGCATCCGCAGGCGGTGAACCGCCAGCAGAGCTTCGACCTGCCGAAGTTCATCCGCATCATCCAGCAGTACAACGGCAGTCTGGTCCATATTCACCCCCAACTTCTCAAATATTTAGTCATGTATTGCCTGATGATTCCAATCACGCTGTATACGCCAGATAAGCCCCGCCCAGAATCAGCAACGCCCCGCAAACTTTTTTCAGCACCGGTGCGCTCAGGGAACGCTCGTTCCAGCGCAGAAAGAACTGAATGAACCGAGGGGACATGCTGGCCAGCATCAGGAACAGGCAATGGCCGACGGCAAAGAGCAGGAGCAACACCAGGCCGTAATACAGGTCAGTGGCCGCCATGGCCATTGTCAAACCAAGAATGGGCGCCATGTACACGAAGGTGCACGGGCCCAGGCCGATGCCCAGGACCAGTCCCAGGGCCAAAGCGCCTCTTTTTCCCGGCGCCTTGGGAAGCAATCTGTTCGGTACGAGGCACCCCATGGGCACTAGCCCAGTCAGATTCAATCCAAAGAGAATGAACACTCCACTCAGAATATAGTAAGGCAAGGGACCAAGGTCCCCAAGCAACCTGCCGGCCGAAGCCGAAATAATTCCAACAATGACAATGCTGCCCAGGATACCCAGTCCAAAGAGCAGGGACAGTGAAATGGCCCGGCCCGAAGTTTCGACCTTTTGGCCGTTGATGTAGCCCACGATCAGAGGGATGCCCGCAAGATGGCAGGGACTAAGCACAATGCTCAATACGCCCCAGAAAAAGGCGGCCAGCAGGGCCGTGGGCGCCGCCCCCCGTACCGCCAGGGTCAGTGAGGATAGCAGGTTCTCGAAAGAGAGCCAGTCCCAGACCGATGCCGATCGCTCCGCGGGCTGAACGACCATTCCCAGTTCACGCCACTGTTCCAGAATATGGTGCTTGGCCAGGAAACCCTCGTTGCGGTGCAGTTCGGTCCCGTCCGCGGCATAGAAGATCTGGGTCGGCACGGTCAGCGCCTGGAAAACGGTCAGGGCTTCCGGAACCTTCTGGGTGTCATAGTAATAGGTTTGGAAAACGTGGCCGTACTCCGTTTGCAGTTCCAGGAGGGACGAAGCCATGCGCTGGCAGGGCGGACAGGATTCGATGCCGGTGTTCACCAGGACCGGCAGATCCTGATTGCCCACGACAATATCGCCGGGCGGCGGTTTGGGCTGTATCGTGATGCGCTGGTAATCGGAGAGGGCGGCATTGGCCACGGTGACGACGGGCCCGGGATGGACCGTCGCCAACGCCAGGAGGCAGATGCTGCCCATCAGAGCCAGTGCGCTCCAAGGGATTCGTCCCGACATTGCTCCTCCTTTGGAGGTTCGCGGTTTATCCGTCAAATGCCGGTCAGCACGCTGTAGTCGGTTCCGCTTGGACCGTATCAGGAATCAGGCGAAACTCGGCCCGCAACACTGCCTTCGTAATCTGCCCGAGATGCTTGTAAAACGGTGATTGGGCGAAGGAGACCACCCGATCGGCAAAAAGCGGTCCCCAGGCTCCCAGGTGAATGGGAAAGAAATCCGTCCGGCGATCCCGCCATTCACGGACAGCCGTGGCATCGTCCCGACAAAAAGCGGCATGTTCCTGAAACAGGAGATAGTACATGAACTCCAGTTCCGCGGTGACATGATCCGGAGGATTGCCGCCGTCCGGAGCGCTGTTCACGCCGGCCGCCAGGTAGCGAGCTGCGGCGTCATCAGAGCTTTCGTGGGAAAGCATCTTGTTCACATGGAAATAAACCGACCCGAAAGGCGGTGCCAGGACTTCAAAGGGGCCAAGAAACAGCTTGGCGTACTCCACCTTGAGCGCATCGCGGCCCTGTTCGTCGTTTGGCAGATTCTTCAGCATAGTCTGGGTCGATGCGTGGACCTCCGGGACCCAGGCCGGAGCATGAGCCGCCAGAGTATCCACGTTATGCGGCAAATGTTCGTCCGGGGGAAAATAGCACGAGGCCAAGGCCTTATAGGTTTCCATCCGGGCGATAATGTTCGAGTCAAGCATGAAGGGTCTCCGTGTCAGCATTTCCACTACAATTTGCTCTCAATTCCCGCGGCCAGGATCAGCATCGAAATCGCTATCGAAATCGTAATCGAAATCGGTCTTTAAAGGCTTGTTATGCATAACGACAACATTTTGATTTGATTTGATTTGATTCGAGTCGATTTCGATAGCGATTTCGATTTCGATTGAGGTTGTCACTCCTTGGAATCCAGCCTGAAAAAACGGTCCGCACCCGGACCCGATGCCCGGGCGCGGACCGTCCCAGGAGGAGCCTAATCGGGGGTAGCTTCAAGTTTCCAGTATTTGACCCCAATGGAATAGATGAGCAAGGCGAGAGACAATGCCAGGACGATAATCCCGATCTCGTAGATGCTCGGAACGTAGGAGACAAATTCCGGCCTGTTTTCAATAAACGCTCCGACAGGCCTGATCTGCGCCGAAAGCAGCATTACCAGACGGCCGGCAAACATGCCCGCGAGAACAAAGATCGAGACCAGTACCCGACCGATCGTCGAATCCCGTACTGCGGGAATGAGCAACATCACCAAAGGAATGATCAATCCCAGCCATAACTCGCCCTTGTACAATGCGGTCCCGGCAATATATCGGAAGCCGTCAAAAGCCTCGTGCAGCGAGGTATAGCCGATGACGGCCCGCAGAATGAAGACGAACAACGAGACGGCCAGCATTATTGCGAAAAACCTGCTGATGTTTTGGAAAATTGGTTCCTGTTCCTTGGGCATTCCCCCGATTAGCTGAAAATGGACCATGGAAGCCAGAAAGAGGACGGCCAGACCGCTGGTGATCGCCGAAGCCATGAAATAGAGAGCGGTAAAGTGGCCAAAAAAAGCCGGTCTGGCATCAGCCGTGCCGAATACGATGCTCAAGGCTGTGTAGGACATGAGCATCAACCCCAATGCCAGCAGTCCGGCTGTTTTGCCGCTGGCGGTATGCCACTGCCCTTTGTGGATTGTGTAGAACTTGAATGCCACAAAGGCGATGTAGATCGCGTAGAGATTGGCCATCCACCAGATCGGCGAGGCCAGATTGGGAGACAGGACTAGATGGATGGTATTCAGCAGCGTGGTCCACGGCCCAAGGTCAAGCGCCTTGCACATCACGCCCACCAGCAGCGTTGCTCCGGCGAGCAGGGCGCTGCGCTTGGCAATGGGATAATACATTTTCATGCCGAACACCGAGGGCAGAGACGACAGGAACGTCAGCCCGGCGGCCGTCAATGCAAAAAACAGATAACCGGACATCGGCAGGACCCAGAAGGTCACATCATTGGCGTTGTACACTCCCAGCCCCTGAGAAACCACCGTCAGGGCGCTGAAGAGTCCAAAGAGCAGGCCGACGCCCAGCAGACCAAACCATAACTTACTCATACTTCACCTCCTGGATTAGGCGAGCGCTTGTTTGACGTCGTCAGCCTGAACCATGCCCTTGCCGGGTTCATACGCGCATGGACAG
Above is a genomic segment from Desulfonatronum thiosulfatophilum containing:
- a CDS encoding transglycosylase SLT domain-containing protein; the protein is MLHPLFWRGIRRHAAFGMIVFLAVMFSDPAGAQDPALPASDSELPVIWTGDLEGMRERRLIRVGTAFSRTHYFWDGFVQRGLAYDALLQFEQFLNKELKTPKALQVRLLIVPLPRNELLPALTRGHLDLVVANLTITPERSETMIFSDPVARNVNEIVVLGPAAPSLDTLDDLSGTTAHLRPSSSYWASVESFNHELKELGKKPVRLRAVDEHLEDEDLLEMVAAGILPYAIVDTHKAAFWADVIDGLTVREDLTFRAGAELGWAMRTESPELAALVNAFVPQIRAGSAAGNMLLRRYLRQNPWVRNPSATEDQRRFEHTSHLFQKYGERYGFDWLMLAAQGYQESRIDQSARSPAGALGIMQLLPTTAADPVVGIPDISNAKNNIHAGARYLRHLKDRYLNDPEIDDLNRTLLAFAGYNAGPGNLVKIRGRATAMGLDPNRWFGNVELAAAKVIGRETVVYVGNIAKYHYAYRLITEAAEEYEESRRLFDP
- a CDS encoding substrate-binding domain-containing protein — its product is MRQMPYAKGMMAGGQARIRALLFQVLALTALAVFLSIPALAQNNDVLRISGATTIQPMVEQLAEEFRERSGQSIRIEGGGSLTGAMAALEGTAHIGMVSRALSEEEKERLEYETIGMDVLVIIVNSRNPLQEVDKQTVVDLFTGRIMNWNDLTSWNRDVVLVNKEMGRSTLELFEAYSGVYHRDNPEDGPNGRVAAQAYEIASNMDGATLVGGIPGAVGYMSLGTSLYLLDKGMPIKILALDGHDPIAGNVLAGGYPIVRELNLVYLKHNESKITPFLDFCRSPRGREVVREFKYLFVD
- a CDS encoding cytochrome c biogenesis protein CcdA, yielding MSGRIPWSALALMGSICLLALATVHPGPVVTVANAALSDYQRITIQPKPPPGDIVVGNQDLPVLVNTGIESCPPCQRMASSLLELQTEYGHVFQTYYYDTQKVPEALTVFQALTVPTQIFYAADGTELHRNEGFLAKHHILEQWRELGMVVQPAERSASVWDWLSFENLLSSLTLAVRGAAPTALLAAFFWGVLSIVLSPCHLAGIPLIVGYINGQKVETSGRAISLSLLFGLGILGSIVIVGIISASAGRLLGDLGPLPYYILSGVFILFGLNLTGLVPMGCLVPNRLLPKAPGKRGALALGLVLGIGLGPCTFVYMAPILGLTMAMAATDLYYGLVLLLLFAVGHCLFLMLASMSPRFIQFFLRWNERSLSAPVLKKVCGALLILGGAYLAYTA
- a CDS encoding TorD/DmsD family molecular chaperone; this encodes MLDSNIIARMETYKALASCYFPPDEHLPHNVDTLAAHAPAWVPEVHASTQTMLKNLPNDEQGRDALKVEYAKLFLGPFEVLAPPFGSVYFHVNKMLSHESSDDAAARYLAAGVNSAPDGGNPPDHVTAELEFMYYLLFQEHAAFCRDDATAVREWRDRRTDFFPIHLGAWGPLFADRVVSFAQSPFYKHLGQITKAVLRAEFRLIPDTVQAEPTTAC
- the nrfD gene encoding NrfD/PsrC family molybdoenzyme membrane anchor subunit, whose translation is MSKLWFGLLGVGLLFGLFSALTVVSQGLGVYNANDVTFWVLPMSGYLFFALTAAGLTFLSSLPSVFGMKMYYPIAKRSALLAGATLLVGVMCKALDLGPWTTLLNTIHLVLSPNLASPIWWMANLYAIYIAFVAFKFYTIHKGQWHTASGKTAGLLALGLMLMSYTALSIVFGTADARPAFFGHFTALYFMASAITSGLAVLFLASMVHFQLIGGMPKEQEPIFQNISRFFAIMLAVSLFVFILRAVIGYTSLHEAFDGFRYIAGTALYKGELWLGLIIPLVMLLIPAVRDSTIGRVLVSIFVLAGMFAGRLVMLLSAQIRPVGAFIENRPEFVSYVPSIYEIGIIVLALSLALLIYSIGVKYWKLEATPD